In Numida meleagris isolate 19003 breed g44 Domestic line chromosome 3, NumMel1.0, whole genome shotgun sequence, the following are encoded in one genomic region:
- the LOC110396350 gene encoding two pore calcium channel protein 1-like isoform X1, with amino-acid sequence MAEAASQELLLAAAFVSDAQYNRNIPFKTSPEAVRLYYLYNHWFMRTATYFFIFLNLSLAVFEEPAVYPLPFLATSVVEVLCLLVFFGRLMHFAKITRRNVFWKDTKNICIMVAILLSLTDLAIYGALRIYNIKSIRWSRIVRPIFLVNFAESRQIRRAFRSIRNTLPEITYVFLLFMFSLLMFSLMALKLFGERNLQTAEGLPYFRDYLETVFDLYVLVTTANSPDVMMPAFDFSSWYALFFIAFVIVNTYIFMSLFLAVVYNNYKKHLKNEIRTLAYMKRRKMIEAFNLLKEEEGTQFVVREAQWKQLVKLVAPDISNSHRELLLRISDDEQKGFIDKKSFVQLADLLNIQVITLKIRSHPLGRWMPRVYKSAVSQFLRSVVRHRGFVWTYDVIILINAIFIALDEESPYISYAEWVFLALYIIEILLKVYTYEPRAFFGKNQFWNWFDTLIIFAALTATILNTTLKSTTKYNSQQILDIVFILRVLRLIRIVDSIQRFRVIMNTLINIVPTMLTFGGLTLVVYCIFAIIGMELFHGKIQFFPANSNAPYALECGNPALKDSLFARGKYCKNNFNNFASSFIVLMELTVVNQWHVFANGFANVTAQPAKLYFIAFHIVMVIIIVNIFVSFILEAFFVEYSLEKSEVETAIEQKIQELGMGVQEEALQDEQLLDNMEDADNDLEGEGGTKTQPAKGLVFKIASKRYRTVDALLQRMFEAEIPLEDEGPSFEEILNLSPTAAVPGDLTSERAV; translated from the exons ATGGCTGAGGCTGCTTCGCAG gagctcctgctggcagcagcgtTCGTCTCTGATGCGCAGTACAacagaaatattccttttaaGACTTCCCCCGAGGCTGTCAG GCTTTATTATCTCTATAACCACTGGTTTATGCGAACAGCCACCTacttcttcatctttctcaaCCTCTCCCTTGCAGTATTTGAAGAACCTGCTGTGTATCCACTCCCTTTCCTG GCCACTTCTGTAGTGGAGGTGTTGTGCCTTCTGGTGTTCTTTGGCCGACTGATGCATTTTGCAAAAATCACGCGTCGTAATGTATTTTGGAAGGATACCAAGAACATCTGCATCATGGTTGCAATCCTG CTATCTCTGACTGACTTGGCCATATATGGGGCCCTCAGGATATACAATATAAAGAGTATTCGATGGTCAAGAATTGTGAGGCCCATCTTCCTGGTCAACTTTGCAGAGAGTCGCCAG ATTCGAAGAGCCTTCCGCAGCATTCGCAATACACTGCCAGAGATCACCTACGTCTTCTTGCTCTTCATGTTTAGCCTTCTGATGTTCTCCCTCATGGCTCTGAAGTTGTTTGGTGAGAG GAACCTCCAGACAGCAGAAGGCTTGCCATATTTTAGAGACTACCTAGAAACTGTGTTTGACCTCTATGTGTTGGTGACGACCGCAAACAGCCCGGATGTCAT GATGCCAGCATTTGACTTCAGCTCATGGTATGCCCTGTTCTTCATTGCCTTTGTCATCGTCAACACTTATATCTTCATGTCTCTCTTCCTGGCTGTTGTGTATAACAACtacaaaaaacatctgaag AATGAGATCCGTACGCTTGCTTACATGAAGCGCCGCAAGATGATAGAGGCCTTCAACCTCctgaaggaagaggagggaacGCAGTTTGTGGTTAGAGAAGCCCAGTGGAAGCAGCTTGTCAAGCTGGTGGCTCCTGATATCAGCAACTCCCACAGAGAGTTGCTGCTACGCATCTCGGATGATGAGCAGAAGGGTTTCATAG ACAAGAAGTCCTTTGTACAGCTGGCAGATCTACTCAACATCCAGGTGATTACCCTGAAAATACGCAGCCATCCACTGGGGCGGTGGATGCCTCGTGTATACAAGTCAGCAGTGAGTCAGTTCCTGCGCAGCGTGGTTAGGCACAG GGGATTTGTTTGGACTTACGATGTGATCATTCTAATAAATGCGATCTTCATTGCCCTGGATGAGGAAAGCCCTTATATTTCTTATGCAGAGTGGGTCTTCCTTGCTTTATACATAATTGAGATACTCCTGAAAGTATACACGTACGAACCAAGGGCATTCTTTGGCAAAAATCAGTTCTGGAACTG GTTTGATACCCTCATCATCTTTGCTGCCCTGACTGCAACGATACTCAATACCACCCTGAAGTCGA ccACCAAGTATAACAGTCAACAGATCCTGGACATTGTCTTCATATTAAGGGTCCTCAGGCTGATAAGGATCGTTGACAGCATTCAAAG GTTCCGAGTCATCATGAACACACTGATAAACATCGTACCAACCATGCTGACATTTGGAGGGCTGACTCTG GTTGTGTACTGTATATTTGCTATAATTGGTATGGAGTTATTCCATGGGAAAATCCAGTTCTTCCCTGCAAACTCAAATGCTCCTTATGCCTTGGAATGTGGAAACCCAGCTCTGAAGGATTCTTTGTTTGCCCGTGGAAAGTACTGCAAGAACAACTTCAACAACTTTGCATCTTCCTTCATTGTTCTGATGGAGCTTACTGTAGTCAATCAGTGGCATG TCTTTGCCAATGGATTTGCCAACGTGACTGCTCAGCCTGCAAAGCTTTATTTCATTGCCTTCCACATTGTGATGGTTATAATTATTGTcaa catttttgtgtCATTCATCTTGGAAGCTTTCTTTGTGGAGTACTCCCTAGAGAAGAGTGAAGTGGAGACAGCCATCGAGCAGAAAATCCAGGAGCTGGGAATGGGAGTTCAAGA GGAGGCGCTCCAGGATGAACAACTCCTTGATAACATGGAGGATGCTGACAATGACCTTGAGGGGGAAGGTGGAACAAAGACACAGCCAGCTAAAGGATTGGTGTTTAAAATTGCCTCCAAAC GGTACAGGACAGTTGATGCTCTGCTTCAGCGTATGTTTGAGGCAGAGATACCTCTTGAAGATGAAGGCCCTTCTTTTGAAGAGATCTTAAACTTGTCCCCTACTGCTGCTGTACCTGGTGATCTTACTTCTGAAAGAGCTGTGTAA
- the LOC110396350 gene encoding two pore calcium channel protein 1-like isoform X2, with product MRTATYFFIFLNLSLAVFEEPAVYPLPFLATSVVEVLCLLVFFGRLMHFAKITRRNVFWKDTKNICIMVAILLSLTDLAIYGALRIYNIKSIRWSRIVRPIFLVNFAESRQIRRAFRSIRNTLPEITYVFLLFMFSLLMFSLMALKLFGERNLQTAEGLPYFRDYLETVFDLYVLVTTANSPDVMMPAFDFSSWYALFFIAFVIVNTYIFMSLFLAVVYNNYKKHLKNEIRTLAYMKRRKMIEAFNLLKEEEGTQFVVREAQWKQLVKLVAPDISNSHRELLLRISDDEQKGFIDKKSFVQLADLLNIQVITLKIRSHPLGRWMPRVYKSAVSQFLRSVVRHRGFVWTYDVIILINAIFIALDEESPYISYAEWVFLALYIIEILLKVYTYEPRAFFGKNQFWNWFDTLIIFAALTATILNTTLKSTTKYNSQQILDIVFILRVLRLIRIVDSIQRFRVIMNTLINIVPTMLTFGGLTLVVYCIFAIIGMELFHGKIQFFPANSNAPYALECGNPALKDSLFARGKYCKNNFNNFASSFIVLMELTVVNQWHVFANGFANVTAQPAKLYFIAFHIVMVIIIVNIFVSFILEAFFVEYSLEKSEVETAIEQKIQELGMGVQEEALQDEQLLDNMEDADNDLEGEGGTKTQPAKGLVFKIASKRYRTVDALLQRMFEAEIPLEDEGPSFEEILNLSPTAAVPGDLTSERAV from the exons ATGCGAACAGCCACCTacttcttcatctttctcaaCCTCTCCCTTGCAGTATTTGAAGAACCTGCTGTGTATCCACTCCCTTTCCTG GCCACTTCTGTAGTGGAGGTGTTGTGCCTTCTGGTGTTCTTTGGCCGACTGATGCATTTTGCAAAAATCACGCGTCGTAATGTATTTTGGAAGGATACCAAGAACATCTGCATCATGGTTGCAATCCTG CTATCTCTGACTGACTTGGCCATATATGGGGCCCTCAGGATATACAATATAAAGAGTATTCGATGGTCAAGAATTGTGAGGCCCATCTTCCTGGTCAACTTTGCAGAGAGTCGCCAG ATTCGAAGAGCCTTCCGCAGCATTCGCAATACACTGCCAGAGATCACCTACGTCTTCTTGCTCTTCATGTTTAGCCTTCTGATGTTCTCCCTCATGGCTCTGAAGTTGTTTGGTGAGAG GAACCTCCAGACAGCAGAAGGCTTGCCATATTTTAGAGACTACCTAGAAACTGTGTTTGACCTCTATGTGTTGGTGACGACCGCAAACAGCCCGGATGTCAT GATGCCAGCATTTGACTTCAGCTCATGGTATGCCCTGTTCTTCATTGCCTTTGTCATCGTCAACACTTATATCTTCATGTCTCTCTTCCTGGCTGTTGTGTATAACAACtacaaaaaacatctgaag AATGAGATCCGTACGCTTGCTTACATGAAGCGCCGCAAGATGATAGAGGCCTTCAACCTCctgaaggaagaggagggaacGCAGTTTGTGGTTAGAGAAGCCCAGTGGAAGCAGCTTGTCAAGCTGGTGGCTCCTGATATCAGCAACTCCCACAGAGAGTTGCTGCTACGCATCTCGGATGATGAGCAGAAGGGTTTCATAG ACAAGAAGTCCTTTGTACAGCTGGCAGATCTACTCAACATCCAGGTGATTACCCTGAAAATACGCAGCCATCCACTGGGGCGGTGGATGCCTCGTGTATACAAGTCAGCAGTGAGTCAGTTCCTGCGCAGCGTGGTTAGGCACAG GGGATTTGTTTGGACTTACGATGTGATCATTCTAATAAATGCGATCTTCATTGCCCTGGATGAGGAAAGCCCTTATATTTCTTATGCAGAGTGGGTCTTCCTTGCTTTATACATAATTGAGATACTCCTGAAAGTATACACGTACGAACCAAGGGCATTCTTTGGCAAAAATCAGTTCTGGAACTG GTTTGATACCCTCATCATCTTTGCTGCCCTGACTGCAACGATACTCAATACCACCCTGAAGTCGA ccACCAAGTATAACAGTCAACAGATCCTGGACATTGTCTTCATATTAAGGGTCCTCAGGCTGATAAGGATCGTTGACAGCATTCAAAG GTTCCGAGTCATCATGAACACACTGATAAACATCGTACCAACCATGCTGACATTTGGAGGGCTGACTCTG GTTGTGTACTGTATATTTGCTATAATTGGTATGGAGTTATTCCATGGGAAAATCCAGTTCTTCCCTGCAAACTCAAATGCTCCTTATGCCTTGGAATGTGGAAACCCAGCTCTGAAGGATTCTTTGTTTGCCCGTGGAAAGTACTGCAAGAACAACTTCAACAACTTTGCATCTTCCTTCATTGTTCTGATGGAGCTTACTGTAGTCAATCAGTGGCATG TCTTTGCCAATGGATTTGCCAACGTGACTGCTCAGCCTGCAAAGCTTTATTTCATTGCCTTCCACATTGTGATGGTTATAATTATTGTcaa catttttgtgtCATTCATCTTGGAAGCTTTCTTTGTGGAGTACTCCCTAGAGAAGAGTGAAGTGGAGACAGCCATCGAGCAGAAAATCCAGGAGCTGGGAATGGGAGTTCAAGA GGAGGCGCTCCAGGATGAACAACTCCTTGATAACATGGAGGATGCTGACAATGACCTTGAGGGGGAAGGTGGAACAAAGACACAGCCAGCTAAAGGATTGGTGTTTAAAATTGCCTCCAAAC GGTACAGGACAGTTGATGCTCTGCTTCAGCGTATGTTTGAGGCAGAGATACCTCTTGAAGATGAAGGCCCTTCTTTTGAAGAGATCTTAAACTTGTCCCCTACTGCTGCTGTACCTGGTGATCTTACTTCTGAAAGAGCTGTGTAA